The proteins below are encoded in one region of Williamsia sp. DF01-3:
- a CDS encoding DUF6153 family protein: protein MPVLPRLDGGSIAGFSARPRQGGWLTAAVMTCAAFGVLLGVLLMHSVPMVHPPSGHSAAGPTAVSALHPDVGHHAETNELAAAVMAGSGVVLEMGCSDGCSPHVGMAMCMAVITIATALIVVRRLLDLRENESCSAAWALVMGGYASRAPPWAAPSLEKLSVLRI from the coding sequence ATGCCAGTGTTGCCGCGCCTTGACGGCGGGTCCATCGCCGGGTTTTCTGCGCGCCCCCGCCAGGGCGGGTGGCTGACCGCGGCGGTGATGACGTGCGCCGCGTTCGGGGTGCTGCTGGGTGTGTTGCTGATGCATTCGGTACCGATGGTGCATCCCCCCAGCGGACATAGTGCCGCTGGTCCCACGGCGGTCTCCGCTTTACACCCCGACGTCGGTCACCACGCCGAGACCAACGAGCTGGCCGCCGCGGTGATGGCCGGGTCGGGTGTTGTGCTCGAGATGGGGTGCAGTGACGGCTGTTCGCCGCATGTTGGGATGGCGATGTGCATGGCCGTCATCACGATCGCGACCGCGTTGATTGTGGTGCGCCGTCTTCTGGATCTACGAGAAAATGAGAGTTGCTCGGCCGCGTGGGCGCTGGTGATGGGCGGGTATGCCTCGCGTGCGCCGCCGTGGGCGGCGCCATCTTTGGAGAAATTGTCGGTGTTGCGGATCTGA
- a CDS encoding DUF305 domain-containing protein — translation MFSTRTTRLKVVASAAGVAAAVVLAGCSDDGGHDMDSMGGDSMSSTASASAAPSPSAEAAAQFNDADVMFAQMMYPHHAQAVEMADLVQGRTTNPQIIELAAAIKSAQGPEMTQLQQWLAQWGKPAPTTGADMGGMDHGGSGGMSGMMSEQDMTDLAAKNGAEFDQAWLTMMIEHHTGAIEMANTEIADGSNEQAKQLARTIVQTQQTEIDTMKALQTQ, via the coding sequence ATGTTTTCGACCCGTACCACCCGACTCAAAGTTGTTGCATCCGCCGCCGGCGTCGCCGCGGCCGTGGTGCTAGCCGGCTGCAGCGACGACGGCGGCCACGATATGGATTCGATGGGCGGCGACTCGATGTCGTCGACGGCATCGGCCAGTGCCGCACCGTCGCCGTCGGCCGAGGCCGCCGCACAGTTCAACGATGCCGATGTGATGTTCGCGCAGATGATGTATCCCCATCACGCTCAGGCTGTGGAGATGGCCGATCTGGTGCAAGGGCGCACCACCAACCCGCAGATCATCGAGCTGGCCGCGGCAATCAAGTCCGCCCAGGGCCCGGAGATGACGCAGCTGCAGCAGTGGCTGGCGCAGTGGGGCAAACCCGCCCCGACCACCGGCGCCGACATGGGCGGTATGGACCACGGCGGCAGCGGCGGTATGAGCGGGATGATGTCTGAGCAGGACATGACCGATCTGGCCGCCAAGAACGGCGCTGAGTTCGATCAGGCGTGGCTGACGATGATGATCGAACACCACACCGGTGCCATCGAGATGGCCAACACCGAGATCGCGGACGGCTCGAATGAGCAGGCCAAGCAGTTGGCCCGCACCATCGTGCAAACCCAGCAGACTGAGATCGACACCATGAAGGCGCTGCAAACGCAGTAG
- a CDS encoding heavy-metal-associated domain-containing protein: MSTSTVTVTGMTCGHCASSVREEVGALAGVSDVEVDLGTGAVTITSTDTIEPAAVKAAVAEAGYQVAE; encoded by the coding sequence ATGAGTACGTCCACTGTCACCGTTACCGGAATGACCTGCGGCCATTGCGCGTCCTCGGTCCGAGAGGAGGTCGGCGCCTTGGCTGGGGTGTCCGATGTCGAGGTCGATCTGGGCACCGGTGCGGTCACCATCACCAGCACCGACACGATCGAGCCGGCTGCGGTCAAGGCGGCCGTGGCCGAGGCGGGGTACCAGGTCGCCGAGTGA